One genomic window of Gammaproteobacteria bacterium includes the following:
- a CDS encoding efflux RND transporter permease subunit produces the protein MNVSSWSIRNPTPSLLLFIMLTIVGLMSFAAMKIQNFPDIDLPTVTVTASLPGAAPAQMETEVARKIENSLATLQGVKHIYTKVQDGMATVTAEFRLEKPTQEAVDDVRDAVSRVRSDLPGDLRDPVIAKVDLAGMPILTYTVASTRMDDEALSWFVDNTVAKRILSVKGVGAVSRVGGVTREVSVEVDPAKLLALNASAADISRQLRQMQQEASGGRTDFGGAEQSVRTIATVHSAAELARLDIVLSDGRHVQLDEVATVRDAVAEQRSAALLNGKPVVGFEITRSRGAGEVEVADGVHQAIAELTKAHPEIAVTEAFNFVDPVVENYNGSMKLMYEGAILAVIVVWFFLRNWRATLVAATALPLSIIPAFWGMHALGFSINVVTLLSLSLVVGVLVDDAIVEIENIMRHLRMGKSPFQAATEAADEIGLAVIATTFTLVAVFLPTAFMSGVPGKFFVQFGWTASIAVIASLVVARMLTPMMSAYVLRADNNDHSDGRFMKLYMSSARWVLQHRIKTLLITVVFLAGSVFLAKFLPTGFIPPDDLSQTQVYLSLPPGSTFKQTFAAAEQARAIVQQHPHVKMVYTAVGGGNAGGDPFAPHGAAEVRKATLTINLTPRHERHGVSKQDVERELRKALETLPGARVNVGLGGANDKYVIVLAGEDGEALTAHAHLVERELRTIPGIGNVTSTSSLTRPELIVRPDFAKAADLGVTSAAIADTLRIATAGDYDQGLAKLNLAQRQVPVVVKLNANARQDLDLLARLPVPGARGPVMLGNVAAISIDSGPAEIDRYDRQRNINFEIELNQQPLGEVQKRADELPSLQNLPSGVIKTTMGDAEAMAELFSSFGLAMLTGVLCIYIVLVLLFKDFVQPVTILAALVLSIPGAFLALFVTQTALSMPSMIGLIMLMGIATKNSILLVEYAIMAHRDRGLTRLEALLDACHKRARPIVMTTVAMGAGMTPIALGLGVDPSFRSPMAIVVIGGLITSTFLSLLVIPIVFTYVDDAVQWSKRHLHRRHHATTAVRESVTERKSVTEEV, from the coding sequence ATAAACGTTTCGTCTTGGTCGATTCGCAATCCAACACCGTCGCTGTTGCTGTTCATCATGCTTACGATCGTCGGCCTGATGAGCTTCGCAGCGATGAAAATCCAAAATTTTCCGGACATCGACTTACCGACGGTGACCGTCACCGCCTCTCTGCCCGGCGCGGCGCCGGCGCAGATGGAAACCGAGGTCGCGCGCAAAATCGAGAACTCGCTGGCAACGCTGCAAGGCGTCAAGCACATCTACACCAAGGTACAGGACGGCATGGCAACCGTCACCGCCGAGTTCCGCCTGGAGAAACCGACCCAGGAAGCGGTCGACGATGTACGCGACGCGGTATCGCGCGTGCGCTCCGATTTGCCGGGCGATCTGCGCGATCCCGTAATCGCCAAAGTTGATTTGGCGGGCATGCCGATCCTGACCTACACCGTCGCATCGACGCGCATGGATGACGAAGCGCTTTCGTGGTTTGTCGATAACACCGTTGCCAAGCGAATCTTGTCGGTCAAAGGCGTCGGCGCGGTTAGCCGCGTCGGCGGCGTCACCCGCGAAGTGAGCGTCGAAGTCGATCCGGCGAAGTTACTGGCGCTGAACGCGAGTGCCGCCGATATTTCGCGGCAACTCCGGCAAATGCAACAAGAAGCGTCGGGCGGCCGCACCGATTTCGGCGGCGCCGAGCAATCGGTGCGCACCATCGCCACCGTGCATTCCGCCGCCGAGCTGGCACGCCTAGACATCGTCCTGTCCGACGGCCGTCATGTGCAGCTTGATGAGGTCGCGACCGTGCGCGATGCGGTCGCCGAACAACGCAGTGCGGCACTGCTGAACGGCAAGCCGGTGGTCGGCTTCGAGATCACCCGTAGCCGCGGCGCCGGCGAAGTCGAAGTCGCCGACGGCGTGCACCAAGCGATCGCCGAGCTCACCAAGGCGCATCCGGAGATCGCCGTTACCGAAGCATTCAACTTCGTCGACCCGGTAGTCGAGAACTACAACGGCTCGATGAAGCTGATGTACGAAGGCGCGATTCTTGCCGTCATCGTCGTCTGGTTCTTCCTGCGCAACTGGCGGGCAACGCTGGTCGCCGCTACGGCGCTGCCGCTGTCGATCATTCCGGCGTTCTGGGGCATGCATGCGCTCGGCTTCTCGATCAATGTCGTTACGCTGCTGTCGCTGTCGCTCGTGGTCGGCGTGCTGGTCGACGACGCTATCGTCGAAATCGAGAACATCATGCGCCACTTGCGCATGGGTAAGTCGCCGTTTCAGGCGGCGACCGAAGCCGCCGACGAAATCGGTCTGGCCGTGATCGCGACCACGTTCACGCTGGTCGCGGTGTTTCTGCCGACGGCGTTCATGAGCGGTGTGCCGGGGAAATTTTTCGTACAGTTCGGTTGGACCGCGTCGATCGCGGTGATCGCCTCGCTCGTGGTCGCGCGCATGCTGACGCCGATGATGTCGGCTTATGTGCTACGCGCCGACAACAACGATCATAGCGACGGTCGCTTCATGAAGCTTTATATGTCGTCGGCGCGTTGGGTGCTGCAACACCGCATCAAAACCTTGCTCATTACTGTCGTGTTTCTGGCCGGCTCGGTGTTTTTGGCGAAGTTCCTACCGACCGGCTTCATCCCGCCGGACGATTTGTCGCAGACGCAGGTTTACTTGTCGCTACCGCCCGGCAGTACCTTCAAGCAGACGTTCGCCGCCGCCGAGCAAGCACGCGCGATCGTCCAGCAGCATCCGCACGTAAAGATGGTTTACACCGCCGTCGGCGGCGGCAATGCCGGCGGCGACCCGTTTGCGCCGCATGGCGCGGCCGAAGTGCGGAAAGCAACGTTGACCATTAACCTAACGCCGCGCCATGAACGCCACGGCGTCAGTAAACAAGACGTCGAACGCGAGTTGCGCAAGGCGCTGGAGACGCTGCCGGGCGCGCGCGTCAACGTCGGCCTCGGCGGCGCCAACGATAAGTACGTGATCGTGTTGGCGGGCGAAGACGGCGAGGCGCTGACGGCGCACGCGCACTTGGTCGAGCGCGAGTTGCGCACGATTCCCGGTATCGGCAACGTAACCTCGACCTCGAGCCTGACGCGACCTGAGTTGATCGTGCGGCCCGATTTCGCCAAAGCAGCGGATCTCGGTGTCACCTCGGCGGCGATTGCCGACACGCTACGCATCGCCACTGCCGGCGATTACGACCAGGGACTGGCGAAGCTCAATCTGGCGCAACGGCAAGTACCGGTGGTGGTGAAGTTGAACGCCAATGCTCGCCAGGATCTGGACCTGCTCGCGCGCCTGCCGGTACCCGGTGCACGCGGTCCGGTGATGCTCGGCAATGTCGCGGCGATATCTATCGACAGCGGCCCAGCGGAGATCGATCGCTACGATCGGCAGCGCAACATCAATTTCGAGATTGAGCTGAATCAACAACCGCTGGGCGAGGTACAGAAACGTGCCGACGAGCTGCCAAGCTTGCAAAACCTGCCGTCCGGTGTGATCAAAACAACGATGGGCGACGCCGAGGCGATGGCTGAGCTGTTCTCGAGCTTCGGCCTCGCCATGTTAACCGGCGTGTTGTGCATCTACATCGTGCTGGTGTTGTTGTTCAAGGACTTCGTGCAACCGGTAACGATCTTGGCGGCACTGGTGCTGTCGATTCCGGGCGCGTTTCTGGCGCTGTTCGTCACGCAAACGGCGTTGTCGATGCCGTCGATGATCGGTCTCATCATGCTGATGGGCATCGCTACTAAGAACTCGATCCTGTTGGTCGAGTACGCCATCATGGCGCACCGCGACCGCGGCTTGACGCGGCTAGAGGCGTTACTCGATGCGTGTCACAAACGCGCGCGGCCGATCGTAATGACGACGGTGGCGATGGGCGCCGGCATGACGCCGATTGCACTGGGTCTCGGCGTCGATCCGAGCTTTCGCTCGCCGATGGCGATCGTCGTGATCGGCGGTTTGATCACGTCGACCTTCTTGAGCTTGTTAGTGATACCCATCGTGTTTACGTATGTGGACGATGCCGTACAGTGGAGCAAACGACATCTGCATCGCCGCCATCATGCGACGACGGCGGTGCGGGAGTCGGTAACGGAAAGGAAGTCGGTGACGGAAGAGGTTTGA
- a CDS encoding YgcG family protein translates to MQRNHYPLASAISLREDAATTRSAALRGSWLLLLILCLYAAITHAEVAVPALHARVTDMAGALSAEQRQNLERQLAEFETRKGSQIAVLIVPTTKPEEIEQYGIRVAEAWKLGRKGVDDGVLLLVALKDRDLRIEVGYGLEGVIPDAVANRVIQEVIVPFFKQGDYYGGIQAGVTRLIRLVDGEPLPPPSRRDQSWSRFQQILPFAFIAVFVVGNILRALLGRLLGGVSAGTIASFVAWSIIGSLAGALLLGIIVFFVTLALGGQSHGGSHRNWGSGGFGGGGFGGFGGGGGGGFGGGGGGGGFGGGGASGKW, encoded by the coding sequence ATGCAGCGTAATCACTATCCCCTCGCCTCCGCCATTTCCTTGAGGGAGGACGCCGCGACTACCCGTAGCGCTGCACTTCGCGGGTCATGGCTGCTGCTACTGATTCTTTGCCTATACGCCGCCATCACTCACGCCGAAGTTGCGGTACCGGCACTGCACGCTCGCGTCACCGACATGGCCGGCGCCCTCAGCGCCGAGCAACGGCAAAATCTGGAACGCCAGCTCGCCGAATTCGAGACGCGTAAGGGCAGCCAGATTGCGGTGCTAATCGTACCGACGACGAAACCGGAAGAGATCGAGCAATACGGCATCCGCGTCGCTGAAGCCTGGAAGCTCGGACGCAAAGGCGTCGACGACGGCGTGTTGTTGCTCGTGGCATTGAAGGATCGCGACCTGCGCATCGAAGTCGGCTATGGGCTCGAAGGCGTAATACCGGACGCCGTCGCCAATCGCGTCATCCAAGAAGTGATCGTGCCGTTCTTCAAGCAAGGCGATTACTACGGCGGTATCCAGGCCGGTGTCACCCGCTTGATACGGCTCGTCGACGGCGAACCGTTGCCGCCGCCGAGTCGGCGCGACCAAAGCTGGTCGCGGTTTCAGCAAATACTGCCGTTCGCTTTTATCGCCGTGTTCGTCGTCGGCAATATCCTACGGGCGCTGCTCGGCCGGCTGCTCGGCGGCGTCAGTGCCGGCACCATTGCTAGCTTCGTCGCTTGGTCGATCATCGGCTCACTGGCGGGGGCGCTGCTATTAGGCATTATCGTATTCTTCGTGACGCTTGCTCTCGGCGGGCAAAGCCACGGCGGCAGCCATCGCAACTGGGGCAGCGGCGGTTTCGGTGGCGGCGGTTTTGGCGGCTTCGGTGGCGGTGGCGGTGGTGGATTTGGCGGTGGTGGTGGTGGTGGTGGCTTTGGTGGTGGTGGCGCTTCGGGGAAATGGTGA
- a CDS encoding HNH nuclease family protein: MAGRGYGPRKPPGGTIDSGKLDQLVARARKEADTRMGGYREQSLRLYPWVCARCGREFTRENLHELTVHHKDHNHDNNPADGSNWENLCLYCHDWEHQKYSHLISGVGSTFGLTAAAIKPATNNPFANLKDILKKK, translated from the coding sequence ATGGCAGGACGAGGATATGGCCCGCGCAAGCCGCCGGGTGGAACGATCGATAGCGGTAAGCTCGATCAGCTGGTCGCGCGTGCGCGCAAAGAGGCGGATACGCGCATGGGCGGATATCGCGAACAATCGTTGCGGTTATACCCGTGGGTGTGTGCGCGTTGCGGACGCGAGTTTACGCGCGAGAACTTGCACGAGCTGACGGTGCATCACAAAGATCATAACCACGACAACAATCCCGCCGATGGCAGCAACTGGGAAAACCTGTGCCTGTATTGTCATGACTGGGAGCACCAGAAATATTCCCATCTCATCAGCGGTGTCGGTTCGACTTTCGGTTTGACGGCAGCCGCTATCAAGCCGGCGACCAACAATCCATTCGCCAATCTCAAGGACATCCTCAAGAAGAAGTGA
- a CDS encoding NAD-dependent epimerase/dehydratase family protein — MKVFVTGATGYIGSSVASAFRRAGHEVWGLTRSNEKAKQLARDEIHPVVGSLQQPQAWLSVAEQAAVLVHAAVDYEADVFALDRKTVDTLISIGNSGAQPKMLVYTSGVWVHGDTRGQVVDETTLPTPVKFVTARTETEQRLLAAAGVRGIVIRPGVVYGKRGGLTGIWFNAAVDGGLTAVGDGKNHWAMIHVDDLAELYVGAVEQQQTGEIFNAVDRSRSNVADMVSAVARAAGYTGKINYVPVDAAREKMGDFAEALAIDQRVDSSKAERLLNWQPRHRGFVEDVALYFEAWRAAH, encoded by the coding sequence ATGAAGGTATTTGTCACCGGTGCCACCGGCTATATCGGTTCCAGCGTCGCCAGCGCGTTTCGTCGCGCCGGCCATGAGGTCTGGGGTTTGACCCGCAGCAACGAGAAAGCCAAGCAGCTGGCGCGCGACGAAATTCATCCGGTGGTCGGTTCGCTGCAACAGCCGCAGGCATGGTTGAGCGTGGCCGAACAGGCGGCGGTGTTAGTGCACGCCGCGGTCGATTACGAAGCCGATGTTTTCGCACTCGATCGCAAAACCGTCGATACCTTGATCTCGATCGGCAACAGCGGCGCGCAACCGAAGATGCTGGTCTACACCAGCGGCGTGTGGGTCCACGGCGATACGCGCGGCCAAGTGGTCGATGAGACGACATTGCCGACACCGGTAAAGTTTGTGACAGCACGGACGGAGACCGAACAACGATTGTTGGCCGCCGCTGGCGTACGCGGCATCGTGATTCGTCCCGGTGTGGTCTACGGTAAGCGCGGCGGGCTAACCGGCATATGGTTCAACGCCGCGGTCGACGGCGGGCTGACGGCGGTCGGCGATGGTAAGAACCACTGGGCCATGATCCATGTGGACGATCTCGCCGAGCTGTATGTTGGCGCGGTCGAACAGCAACAGACCGGCGAGATCTTCAACGCCGTCGATCGCTCGCGTTCGAACGTCGCCGATATGGTGAGTGCGGTGGCGCGAGCCGCGGGCTATACCGGCAAGATCAATTACGTGCCGGTGGACGCGGCGCGCGAGAAGATGGGTGACTTCGCCGAAGCATTGGCGATCGATCAGCGTGTCGATAGCAGCAAGGCCGAACGTCTACTGAATTGGCAGCCGCGGCATCGCGGTTTCGTCGAAGATGTGGCGTTGTATTTCGAGGCGTGGCGAGCGGCGCATTAG
- a CDS encoding LysR family transcriptional regulator: MMEALSGMAIFAAVVEAEGFSPAARRLGLSKSTVSKQISRLESHLNVRLLHRTTRKLSLTDAGELYYRHAVKALDEARAAEDAVTLMRGHPRGVLRISTPMSFGLLHISPVISKFIQQHPELRLDIVMEDRITDLVEGGFDLAIRVGKLAPDSNLVARQLATCSFYLCAAPAYLDRRGIPNEPADLLKHDCLLFSHAPKINEWQFHGVDGPVTVKVAGSLQANSGLVLREAALAGLGLVRMPAAAIGPDLQAGRLRRVLPNYSIQALTVYAVFPEGRHIPAKSRLFIDFLTHHWGTPAYWEIDR, encoded by the coding sequence ATGATGGAAGCATTAAGCGGTATGGCGATCTTCGCGGCGGTCGTGGAAGCCGAGGGCTTTTCGCCGGCGGCGCGCCGGCTGGGGCTTTCTAAATCCACCGTCAGCAAGCAAATTTCCCGCCTCGAATCACACCTCAATGTGCGGCTGCTGCATCGAACCACGCGCAAGCTGAGCCTGACCGACGCCGGCGAGCTTTATTATCGGCATGCGGTCAAAGCGCTCGACGAAGCGCGCGCGGCAGAAGACGCGGTTACGCTCATGCGCGGACATCCGCGCGGCGTGTTGCGCATCAGCACGCCGATGTCGTTCGGTTTACTGCACATCTCGCCGGTGATTTCGAAATTCATTCAGCAACATCCGGAACTGCGCCTCGATATCGTCATGGAGGACCGCATTACCGACCTGGTCGAAGGCGGCTTCGATCTCGCCATCCGCGTCGGCAAACTTGCGCCCGACTCCAACCTGGTCGCGCGCCAGCTCGCGACTTGCAGCTTTTATCTTTGCGCGGCCCCGGCCTATCTCGATCGGCGCGGCATTCCTAACGAGCCGGCCGACTTACTGAAACACGATTGTTTGTTGTTCAGTCATGCCCCCAAGATCAATGAGTGGCAGTTCCATGGTGTCGATGGACCGGTGACGGTCAAAGTCGCGGGCTCGTTGCAAGCCAATAGTGGATTGGTATTACGCGAAGCGGCGTTAGCCGGACTGGGTTTGGTGCGCATGCCGGCGGCCGCGATCGGCCCCGATTTGCAAGCCGGACGCTTGCGACGCGTACTACCGAACTATTCGATTCAAGCACTCACGGTCTACGCCGTGTTTCCGGAAGGACGCCACATTCCGGCGAAGAGTCGTTTGTTCATCGACTTCCTAACCCATCATTGGGGCACACCGGCTTACTGGGAAATCGATCGCTGA
- a CDS encoding glycine cleavage system protein R — MKKYLVLSAVGTDRVGIVRDLAKAIADVGCGVADSRVAVLGSECTVMLLACGSWNAIAKLENQALALSKKLDLVINAHRTEERAPREDMLSYVVDVATLDSPAVVTELADFFASRQINIDEMSTWAYTAVHTGAGMLSISMNISIPSDLHVGRLRDEFTDFCDTLNLDATLEPARR; from the coding sequence ATGAAGAAGTATCTCGTTCTGTCCGCGGTCGGCACTGACCGAGTAGGTATCGTGCGCGATCTGGCGAAGGCCATTGCCGACGTCGGTTGCGGCGTCGCCGATTCACGCGTTGCTGTGCTCGGCAGCGAATGCACCGTCATGTTGCTCGCTTGCGGCAGCTGGAATGCCATCGCCAAGCTCGAAAACCAGGCGCTGGCGCTGAGCAAGAAGCTTGACCTCGTCATTAACGCGCATCGCACCGAAGAACGGGCGCCGCGCGAGGACATGTTGTCGTACGTCGTCGATGTCGCCACGCTCGATAGCCCGGCGGTCGTGACCGAGCTCGCCGACTTTTTTGCCAGCCGGCAAATCAATATCGACGAAATGAGCACCTGGGCTTATACCGCCGTGCACACAGGCGCCGGCATGCTGTCGATCAGCATGAATATCAGTATCCCGTCCGATCTCCACGTCGGCCGGTTGCGCGATGAGTTCACCGATTTCTGCGATACCCTCAACCTCGATGCGACTCTCGAGCCGGCACGCCGATAA
- a CDS encoding efflux RND transporter periplasmic adaptor subunit → MRKLLVATLCVALSALVSCAADDKTNKADAKSTIATKPALSVSLTTPQTEEWTQTLAATGNVTAWQEALIGAEIGGLRLTQVLVNVGDHVHRGQVLANLQSDTVAAEVAQTRASVAEAQALLAEAKANAERARQLQASGAISAQQAEQNFTGEQTALARIDALRAKLSADELRLAQTRVLASDDGAISARNATVGAVVQPGQELFRLIRQQRLEWRGEVSADQLARIRPGVAAQVTPAGGDTVIGNVRMVAPTVDPQTRNGIVYVDLPNPGPAKAGMFARGQFELGKAQALTLPQSAVLLREGFAYVFRIDAASKAIQTKVGTGRRVGDRIEITSGLDHTAKVVASGAGFLSDGDVVRVIDGGK, encoded by the coding sequence ATGAGAAAACTGCTAGTCGCCACGCTCTGCGTGGCCTTGTCCGCGCTTGTCAGTTGCGCCGCGGATGATAAAACCAATAAAGCCGACGCCAAGTCGACGATTGCGACAAAGCCAGCGCTCTCGGTAAGCCTAACGACCCCGCAAACCGAGGAATGGACGCAAACCTTGGCGGCCACCGGCAACGTCACCGCCTGGCAAGAAGCGCTGATCGGCGCCGAGATCGGCGGCCTGCGCCTTACTCAGGTGCTGGTCAACGTCGGCGACCACGTGCACCGCGGTCAAGTGCTAGCGAATCTGCAAAGCGACACCGTCGCCGCTGAGGTCGCGCAAACCCGTGCCAGCGTCGCCGAAGCGCAGGCGTTGCTTGCCGAAGCCAAAGCCAATGCCGAGCGCGCCCGGCAACTGCAGGCTTCCGGCGCCATCAGTGCCCAACAAGCCGAGCAAAACTTCACCGGCGAGCAAACCGCGCTGGCGCGAATCGATGCGCTGCGCGCGAAACTGAGTGCCGATGAACTGCGCTTGGCGCAAACGCGCGTACTCGCATCCGACGACGGCGCGATCTCGGCGCGCAACGCCACCGTCGGCGCGGTGGTGCAACCCGGGCAGGAGCTGTTCCGACTGATTCGCCAACAACGGTTGGAATGGCGCGGCGAAGTCAGTGCCGACCAGCTCGCGCGCATTCGCCCCGGCGTCGCCGCTCAAGTTACGCCCGCCGGCGGCGATACGGTGATCGGCAACGTGCGGATGGTCGCGCCGACGGTTGATCCACAAACGCGCAACGGCATTGTCTACGTCGACCTGCCGAATCCAGGCCCGGCCAAGGCTGGGATGTTCGCCCGCGGTCAGTTCGAGCTCGGCAAAGCGCAGGCGCTGACTCTGCCGCAAAGCGCGGTATTGCTACGCGAGGGCTTCGCTTACGTGTTTCGTATCGATGCTGCCAGCAAGGCGATCCAGACCAAGGTCGGTACCGGGCGCCGCGTCGGCGATCGCATCGAGATCACCAGCGGTCTCGACCATACCGCGAAGGTGGTCGCGTCGGGCGCCGGCTTCTTAAGCGACGGCGACGTCGTCCGCGTCATCGACGGCGGCAAATGA
- a CDS encoding diguanylate cyclase, whose amino-acid sequence MGLSEALPMEPRVMQTIARYLVSLKETLDGDELYGLISRTIRQHTHPNRPPDTTCLIELHRRLGDYAQDPIVLANMRIRARLLQQHITPYLPDPALAADSQRERMLHLVITSPSTEVTAESKQPHTQLHGQCAVQYQTLRRSEQDAWQAIYRTVKDYQQLKQAWMKSLEELAQQRETLTQQLSKTSEQLQRLETEHERLRLELEKTQRDLAKRTRLSTAPELLARSVTRWGTLPKRDIFIRELDAEIRRSKRSGAALSLGLIDIEWLDSIANQHDPAASTAVLRCYVQEVLGSFRAYDLVGQYDRDQFAVMFPDTAKDGAQRALEKAHKRASETHVSHGGASFALPPFAGALVVYSIGEDTSAFLERAHETLAQLRRTRQIGVIVS is encoded by the coding sequence TTGGGACTCAGCGAAGCCCTGCCGATGGAACCGCGGGTGATGCAAACCATCGCCCGGTACCTAGTTTCCCTCAAGGAAACGCTCGATGGCGACGAGCTTTACGGGCTCATCTCCCGGACGATTCGCCAACATACCCATCCCAACCGACCGCCCGACACCACCTGCCTTATCGAGCTGCATCGCCGCCTCGGCGATTACGCACAGGATCCGATCGTTCTGGCCAACATGCGCATCCGCGCTCGACTGTTACAGCAGCACATCACTCCTTACCTGCCGGACCCGGCGCTTGCCGCCGACAGCCAGCGCGAGCGCATGCTACATCTGGTCATCACCTCGCCTTCCACCGAAGTAACCGCCGAATCGAAACAACCGCACACGCAACTGCACGGTCAATGCGCCGTGCAATACCAAACGCTGCGACGCTCCGAGCAAGACGCCTGGCAGGCGATCTACCGCACCGTCAAGGATTATCAACAATTGAAACAGGCATGGATGAAAAGTCTGGAAGAACTGGCGCAACAACGCGAAACCCTGACTCAACAACTGAGCAAAACCAGCGAGCAGCTGCAGCGCCTAGAAACGGAGCACGAGCGGTTGCGCCTCGAGCTGGAAAAAACGCAACGCGATCTTGCCAAGCGCACACGCTTATCGACCGCACCGGAATTGCTGGCGCGCAGCGTTACCCGCTGGGGCACGCTGCCGAAGCGCGATATTTTTATCCGCGAGCTCGATGCCGAAATCCGCCGCAGCAAACGCAGCGGCGCAGCCTTATCGCTCGGCCTAATCGACATCGAGTGGCTCGACAGCATCGCCAATCAACACGACCCGGCAGCGAGCACCGCGGTGTTGCGCTGTTACGTCCAAGAAGTCCTCGGCAGCTTCCGCGCTTACGATCTGGTCGGTCAGTACGACCGCGATCAGTTTGCGGTCATGTTCCCCGATACCGCCAAAGACGGCGCCCAACGCGCGTTAGAAAAAGCGCATAAGCGCGCCAGCGAAACGCACGTCAGCCATGGCGGTGCCAGTTTTGCATTACCGCCGTTTGCCGGCGCGCTCGTTGTCTACTCGATCGGCGAAGATACCAGCGCTTTCCTCGAGCGCGCGCACGAAACGCTGGCACAGTTGCGGCGCACCCGGCAGATCGGGGTCATCGTTTCCTAA
- a CDS encoding TPM domain-containing protein: MKSKRVLRHLGTPSWRTRQTFPARALQAIESTIRTSEATHSGQVCFAVETALELAPLLRGISARERAIDAFSRLRVWDTERNNGVLIYLLLADRDVEIVADRGIHARVGADEWERICRSMEQSFRAGQFEAGVIEGIRAVSTHLSQHYPRSGPQANEISDRPILL, translated from the coding sequence ATGAAATCGAAACGTGTGTTGCGCCACTTAGGGACGCCTTCTTGGCGCACTCGCCAAACGTTCCCGGCGCGTGCGCTGCAAGCGATCGAATCGACCATTCGCACCAGCGAAGCAACCCATTCCGGCCAAGTCTGCTTCGCGGTCGAGACCGCGCTCGAATTGGCGCCGCTGCTGCGCGGCATTTCGGCACGCGAACGTGCAATCGATGCGTTCTCGCGGCTGCGCGTATGGGACACCGAACGCAATAACGGCGTCTTGATTTACTTGCTGCTCGCCGACCGCGATGTCGAGATCGTCGCCGATCGCGGCATCCACGCCCGTGTCGGCGCGGACGAATGGGAACGTATTTGCCGGTCGATGGAGCAATCGTTCCGCGCCGGCCAATTCGAGGCCGGCGTCATCGAAGGTATCCGCGCCGTCAGCACGCACTTATCGCAACACTACCCGCGCTCCGGTCCACAGGCGAACGAGATCAGCGATCGACCGATTCTGCTGTAA
- a CDS encoding DedA family protein encodes MVLEHLIGEYGYLAILLGTFVEGETVLLAGGLAAQLGYLDLRPVLGIAFIGTLIADQFWFHLGRRHGGRILRGSSRMQQRAAGVCRWIERYKNCTILGFRFVYGVRTVTPFLLGMSKVSPTRFLVLNAISTLIWATALAMAGYVGGATLKTLLAGDRRWLLLVVAGVALLAWVIRRFLSNRRASLTSS; translated from the coding sequence ATGGTCCTGGAACATCTCATCGGCGAATACGGCTACCTCGCGATCCTCCTCGGCACCTTCGTCGAAGGCGAAACGGTACTGTTGGCCGGCGGTTTGGCGGCGCAGCTGGGTTATTTGGACCTGCGGCCGGTACTGGGGATTGCATTCATCGGCACCTTAATCGCCGATCAATTCTGGTTCCATCTCGGGCGGCGCCACGGCGGCCGGATATTGCGGGGTTCGTCGCGTATGCAGCAGCGCGCCGCCGGCGTTTGTCGCTGGATCGAGCGTTACAAAAATTGCACGATTCTCGGTTTTCGCTTCGTCTATGGCGTGCGCACGGTGACGCCGTTTTTACTGGGCATGTCCAAGGTGTCGCCCACGCGCTTCCTGGTGCTGAATGCGATCAGCACGCTGATTTGGGCGACGGCGCTGGCGATGGCGGGTTACGTCGGCGGCGCCACCCTAAAGACGTTGTTGGCCGGCGACCGTCGATGGCTGCTGCTGGTCGTCGCCGGTGTCGCGCTGCTGGCTTGGGTGATCCGCCGCTTTTTGTCGAACCGGCGCGCCAGCCTCACTTCTTCTTGA